Proteins from one bacterium genomic window:
- a CDS encoding response regulator: protein MERADSGAKIGKILLVEDEPVVVAAVEKILCYEQIQVVSVSDVSSAREIFESSKFSAVIADLMLPGESGAELLKETINTSPETPVLVISGFATIDNAIRLLRLGAFDFIPKPFSFEELTSVLARIKRYLSIPSITRSLLICCLRSAGDAPGKRLCLRGHTWVEFDSDGNANIGIASLMALTCGIVETARFPNSGEQIICGQYCGTLVDSEGNEHGVRAPLSGEVLKSVRLEELDVVATHEVHSGERPFLVIRPSQPDREVANLVRCARF from the coding sequence ATGGAAAGAGCTGATTCGGGCGCGAAAATCGGCAAGATTCTTCTCGTTGAAGACGAGCCCGTGGTCGTTGCTGCAGTCGAGAAGATTTTATGTTACGAGCAAATCCAGGTTGTCAGCGTTTCTGACGTTTCCTCGGCGCGGGAGATATTTGAATCCAGCAAATTTTCGGCTGTAATCGCAGACTTGATGCTGCCCGGCGAATCGGGAGCGGAGTTGCTGAAAGAAACAATAAACACTTCTCCCGAAACACCGGTGCTGGTTATTTCCGGATTTGCCACTATTGATAACGCAATCAGGTTGTTGAGGCTTGGCGCATTCGATTTTATTCCCAAGCCGTTCAGCTTCGAGGAATTGACGTCCGTGCTCGCCCGAATCAAGCGGTACTTGTCAATTCCATCCATTACTCGATCGCTTCTCATTTGCTGCCTGCGGTCGGCTGGAGACGCCCCGGGGAAGCGCCTTTGCCTCCGCGGCCACACTTGGGTCGAGTTTGATAGCGACGGTAACGCCAATATTGGGATCGCCAGTTTGATGGCGCTTACATGCGGAATCGTGGAGACGGCGCGTTTTCCGAATTCAGGCGAGCAGATTATATGCGGTCAGTACTGCGGAACGCTCGTCGACAGCGAAGGGAACGAACATGGAGTTCGTGCGCCGCTTTCCGGTGAGGTTTTGAAATCGGTGCGTCTCGAGGAACTTGATGTCGTGGCGACGCATGAGGTGCATTCGGGTGAAAGGCCATTTCTCGTGATTCGTCCAAGCCAGCCGGATCGGGAAGTTGCCAACTTAGTCCGATGCGCGAGGTTTTAG
- a CDS encoding HAMP domain-containing protein has product MRRRIGLQFTVTVGVVTVGVMLAFSAVLLHNQERQLLQAKIVSANQLSETIKKSTRQDMMANRLDNVYLIIRTIGEQEGIEKVRILEKTGEIIYSTREREIGTKLDMKAEACYGCHASDEPISRLDIPQRTRVYNSPEGRPLLGIINPIYNEPGCSTSACHYHPPEKSVLGVLDITMSLEDVHRELAATRNGTIGLVVAAFLAASLIIYFFVQSRILIPVQRLLGGMRRVSAGDLDVTIETNQADEIGRLTKSFNEMTQRLAEAQMQISQSDKLASVGRLAAGIAHEINNPLTGVLTYASFLLKRAEDNPEMKSDLEVIVRETKRCRQIVRGLLDFARQSAFTKSEIDLNAVVMRALDVLGNQLNLRGIKIRKHFDGKIPNIFADGNQIQQVVMNLLLNASDAVGEGGEIRVETRSIKVPPFGNAQIRKAFCPEGCSLVDESVKIRNMPAVSVEFRDDKGKGVIHLDPVYGSLNHVFSRVVKPDMIIGVSCPKCKASLVRETRKCPRCDAPLFAVGAGSDGEIVWCTRRGCHYQRWEAVEALGERKYAEIVVKDNGVGMSPETLALIFEPFFSTKGTKGTGLGLSVSWGIIRNHGGSIAVESEPGKGSTFSVRIPVEFREGDAL; this is encoded by the coding sequence ATGCGACGCAGAATCGGACTGCAATTCACTGTCACCGTCGGAGTCGTGACGGTGGGCGTCATGCTCGCGTTTTCCGCCGTGCTTCTTCACAACCAAGAGCGCCAGCTGCTTCAGGCCAAAATTGTAAGCGCGAACCAGCTTTCAGAAACAATTAAGAAAAGCACGCGCCAGGACATGATGGCAAACAGGCTGGACAACGTTTATCTGATTATCCGGACAATCGGCGAGCAAGAGGGGATCGAAAAGGTCCGGATTCTCGAAAAAACCGGCGAGATTATTTATTCGACGCGCGAAAGGGAAATCGGAACCAAGCTCGACATGAAGGCGGAAGCCTGTTACGGCTGCCACGCATCCGACGAACCGATTTCGCGCCTGGATATTCCGCAGCGCACCAGGGTCTACAATTCCCCGGAAGGCCGCCCGCTTTTGGGCATCATCAATCCGATATACAACGAGCCCGGATGCAGCACATCGGCCTGCCATTACCACCCGCCCGAAAAGAGCGTGCTGGGAGTCTTGGACATAACGATGTCTCTCGAGGATGTTCATCGCGAGCTCGCTGCCACACGCAACGGCACAATCGGTCTGGTGGTGGCGGCCTTTTTAGCCGCGAGCCTGATTATTTATTTCTTTGTCCAATCAAGAATTCTGATTCCGGTGCAGCGGCTGCTCGGCGGCATGCGCAGGGTATCAGCGGGCGACCTGGACGTAACGATCGAAACAAATCAGGCCGATGAAATAGGCAGACTGACAAAATCATTCAACGAGATGACGCAGCGGCTCGCCGAGGCGCAAATGCAAATCTCTCAATCCGACAAGCTCGCATCGGTCGGCAGACTGGCCGCGGGAATCGCGCACGAAATCAACAATCCTCTCACCGGAGTGCTGACATACGCAAGTTTCCTATTGAAGCGCGCCGAAGACAACCCGGAAATGAAATCGGATCTGGAAGTCATAGTGCGCGAGACCAAGCGGTGCCGGCAAATTGTGCGGGGATTGCTGGATTTCGCGCGCCAATCAGCATTCACGAAATCCGAAATTGACCTCAACGCCGTTGTTATGCGTGCGTTGGACGTGCTTGGAAACCAGCTCAATCTGCGCGGAATAAAGATCCGCAAACACTTCGACGGCAAGATACCGAACATTTTTGCGGATGGCAATCAAATTCAGCAGGTGGTGATGAACCTGCTTCTCAACGCCTCCGACGCGGTCGGGGAGGGCGGGGAAATCCGGGTGGAAACTCGAAGCATCAAAGTGCCTCCGTTCGGAAACGCGCAAATCAGGAAGGCGTTTTGTCCGGAAGGATGCTCGCTTGTTGACGAGAGCGTTAAAATCAGAAATATGCCCGCGGTGAGCGTGGAATTCCGGGATGACAAGGGAAAGGGAGTGATTCATCTCGATCCCGTATACGGCAGCCTTAATCATGTATTTTCGCGCGTGGTCAAGCCGGACATGATAATCGGCGTAAGTTGTCCCAAATGCAAGGCCTCGCTTGTGCGCGAAACGCGCAAATGCCCCAGATGCGACGCCCCATTGTTCGCTGTGGGTGCTGGAAGTGACGGTGAAATAGTGTGGTGCACGCGAAGGGGATGCCATTACCAGCGCTGGGAAGCGGTTGAAGCGCTGGGTGAGCGGAAATACGCCGAAATCGTGGTGAAGGACAACGGCGTGGGTATGAGCCCGGAAACGCTCGCACTCATTTTCGAACCTTTCTTTTCAACCAAAGGCACCAAAGGCACGGGTCTTGGCCTGTCGGTTTCGTGGGGGATTATCCGCAATCATGGAGGTTCGATTGCCGTTGAAAGCGAGCCGGGCAAGGGCTCCACTTTTTCGGTCAGGATTCCGGTGGAATTCAGGGAGGGGGACGCGCTTTGA